A genome region from Mercenaria mercenaria strain notata chromosome 11, MADL_Memer_1, whole genome shotgun sequence includes the following:
- the LOC123531616 gene encoding plasminogen-like codes for MIIYPSLRSALSHTRGYSKMAGLYIWILTMVLLASITEILCGYENKQKKQATVFPCRSDRTTRCPPGFRCCEVSDGLSECLRTRKQRKCFDVGFAHIYKGYQTKTINGKICQRWDSQTPHKPSNLRADNFPDNTIQEAKNYCRDPHKEGRPWCYTTDPNDRWDYCDVPECTKQDDCYKYGFVKQYKGFKRVTKDNVQCQRWDAQSPHKHKYTNPDDYPDASLADASNYCRSPEGSRPWCYTTGSKRWDYCDVEICTFDFCHDDKSWKYRGFATRTQDGLECQRWDSQSPHTHKYGNMPMKFPEATVSEAENYCRDPSWSGYTWCYTTDPNIRWQKCNVKKCRDI; via the exons ATGATCATATATCCCAGTCTTCGTTCAGCTCTCAGTCATACCCGGGGATATTCGAAGATGGCAGGACTTTATATCTGGATATTGACTATG GTCTTACTGGCGTCGATCACAGAAATACTATGCGgatatgaaaacaaacaaaagaagcaGGCAACTGTTTTTCCATGCAGGTCTGACAGGACTACG CGCTGTCCTCCAGGATTTCGCTGTTGTGAAGTCTCTGACGGCCTTTCCGAATGTCTGCGTACCA GGAAACAAAGAAAGTGTTTTGACGTGGGATTTGCACACATATACAAAGGGTATCAGACCAAGACGATAAACGGTAAAATATGTCAGCGCTGGGACTCACAAACACCACATAAACCGTCGAATTTGCGTGCAGACAATTTTCCCGACAATACGATCCAAGAAGCAAAGAACTACTGCCGGGACCCACATAAAGAGGGCAGACCCTGGTGCTATACGACTGATCCCAATGACCGATGGGACTACTGCGATGTCCCAGAGT GTACGAAGCAAGACGACTGTTACAAGTACGGTTTCGTTAAGCAATATAAAGGGTTTAAACGTGTGACGAAAGACAATGTGCAATGCCAACGGTGGGATGCACAGAGTCCACACAAGCACAAGTACACAAACCCGGATGACTACCCGGATGCGTCTCTCGCCGACGCAAGTAACTACTGTCGCAGCCCTGAAGGATCAAGACCTTGGTGCTATACAACCGGAAGCAAGAGATGGGACTATTGTGACGTTGAAATAT GTACATTTGACTTTTGTCATGATGACAAGTCTTGGAAGTATCGAGGATTTGCTACGAGAACTCAGGATGGTTTGGAATGTCAACGATGGGACTCACAGTCTCCACATACTCACAAATATGGCAACATGCCAATGAAATTTCCAGAGGCCACAGTAAGCGAAGCGGAAAACTATTGCCGGGATCCTAGCTGGTCAGGTTATACCTGGTGCTATACCACTGACCCAAATATAAGATGGCAGAAATGCAACGTAAAGAAATGTAGAGATATATAA